Proteins from a genomic interval of Denticeps clupeoides chromosome 20, fDenClu1.1, whole genome shotgun sequence:
- the fndc5b gene encoding fibronectin type III domain-containing protein 5b, whose product MERRGFGAALLLLGCVSVSSVAADTLSAPLNVTIKELEVNSAVVTWDIFEGDPVIGFAITQQKKDVRRLRFIQEVNTTTRSCVLWDLEEDTEYIVHVQSISISGTSPPSDPVLFRTPKESEKLASKSPDEVTMEEVGQAAQLRAGELIIIVVVLIMWAGVIALFCRQYDIIKDNEPNNNKDKAKNSSECSTPEHPTGGLLRSKV is encoded by the exons ATGGAGAGAAGAGGCTTCGGCGCCGCGCTGCTGCTTCTCGGCTGCGTCTCCGTGTCGTCGGTCGCCGCCG ACACCCTGTCTGCTCCACTCAATGTGACCATTAAGGAACTGGAAGTGAACTCCGCTGTTGTGACATGGGACATCTTCGAAGGAGACCCTGTAATTGGGTTTGCCATCACCCAGCAG AAAAAAGATGTGCGGCGCCTACGTTTCATCCAGGAAGTGAACACCACGACCCGCTCCTGTGTACTGTGGGACTTGGAGGAGGACACAGAGTACATAGTTCATGTGCAGTCCATCAGCATCAGCGGCACCAGCCCCCCCAGTGACCCTGTGCTGTTCCGAACCCCAAAAGAATCGGAGAAACTGGCGTCCAAAAGCCCAG ACGAGGTGACGATGGAAGAGGTCGGCCAGGCGGCCCAGCTGAGGGCTGGAGAACTCATCATCATCGTGGTCGTGCTGATCATGTGGGCAG GAGTGATCGCGCTCTTCTGCCGCCAATACGACATCATCAAAGACAACGAGCCGAACAACAACAAGGACAAAGCCAAGAACTCGTCCGAGTGCAGTACCCCTGAGCACCCGACAGGGGGACTCCTGCGTAGCAAGGTCTaa